Proteins co-encoded in one Accipiter gentilis chromosome 5, bAccGen1.1, whole genome shotgun sequence genomic window:
- the STARD3 gene encoding stAR-related lipid transfer protein 3 — translation MSKPTDLQHDLERSLPAIASISTSFSQSQGFSPYCYFSPEKRKAISDVRRTFCLFVTFDLLFISLLWIIELNTKDGIQKNLENEIVEYNFKTSFFDIFVLAFFRFFVLLLAYAIVKLRHWWVIAVTTLVSSAFLIVKVILSELLTKGAFGYLLPIVSFVIAWLETWFLDFKVLTQEAEEERWYLAAQAAASRGPLLYPGALSEGQFYSPPESFAGSDNESDEEGAGRKALTAQEKEYVRQGKDAMDVVDQILAQEENWKFEKNNDFGDVVYTFEIPFHGKTFILKAFLQCSAETVYQEVILQPEKMILWNRTVAACQILQRVEDNTIVSYDVAAGAAGGVVSPRDFVNVRRIERRRDRYISSGMSTTHSLKPPLSKYVRGENGPGGFIVLKCPSNPRVCTFIWILNTDLKGRLPRYLIHQSLAATMFEFAFHLRQRVSELSGKP, via the exons ATGAGCAAGCCGACAGACCTGCAGCACGACCTGGAACGAAGTCTCCCAGCCATAGCATCCATCAGCACCTCGTTCTCCCAGAGTCAGGGCTTCTCcccatattgctacttctctccgGAGAAGAGGAAAGCCATCTCGGATGTGAGGAGGACCTTCTGCCTCTTCGTCACCTTCGACCTGCTCTTCATCTCTTTGTTGTGGATAATCGAATTGAAT ACCAAGGATGGCATTCAGAAGAACTTGGAGAATGAAATCGTCGAGTACAATTTTAAGACCTCTTTCTTTGATATATTT gtctTGGCTTTCTTTCGGTTTTTTGTGTTGCTGCTGGCCTATGCAATCGTAAAGCTGCGCCACTGGTGGGTCATAGCG GTCACTACATTGGTATCCAGTGCCTTCCTGATTGTGAAGGTCATCCTCTCCGAG CTTCTGACCAAAGGGGCATTCGGCTATTTACTTCCTATCGTCTCGTTTGTCATTGCTTGGCTAGAGACTTGGTTCCTGGATTTTAAAGTCCTAACTCAGGAAGCAGAAGAGGAACGAT GGTACctggcagcccaggctgcagcctcTCGCGGCCCCCTGCTCTACCCCGGAGCCCTTTCCGAGGGGCAGTTCTACTCCCCGCCAGAGTCCTTCGCAG GGTCGGACAACGAGTCGGACGAGGAAGGTGCAGGGAGGAAGGCATTGACAGCTCAG GAGAAAGAGTATGTCCGACAAGGCAAAGATGCAATGGATGTTGTGGACCAAATCCTTGCCCAGGAGGAGAACTGGAAGTTCGAGAAAAACAAT GACTTTGGTGATGTTGTTTACACTTTTGAAATACCTTTCCATGGCAAGACCTTTATTTTAAAG GCTTTCCTGCAGTGCTCTGCTGAAACAGTTTACCAGGAGGTTATTCTCCAGCCCGAGAAGATGATCCTGTGGAACAGAACAGTGGCAGCTTGCCAG aTCTTGCAGCGGGTTGAAGACAACACGATCGTCTCGTACGACgtggcagctggggctgcaggcgGTGTTGTTTCCCCAAG GGATTTTGTGAATGTGCGCCGGATCGAGAGAAGAAGAGACAGGTACATTTCCTCAGGGATGTCGACCACACACAGCCTGAAGCCTCCGCTCTCCAAGTATGTCAG GGGTGAGAATGGGCCCGGAGGATTCATCGTACTGAAATGTCCCAGCAACCCCAGGGTCTGCACGTTCATCTGGATTCTCAACACGGACCTGAAG GGTCGCCTGCCCCGTTACCTGATCCACCAGAGCCTGGCTGCCACCATGTTTGAGTTCGCCTTCCACCTCCGCCAGCGGGTCAGCGAGCTTTCCGGCAAGCCGTGA
- the TCAP gene encoding telethonin → MLVPSTVVRSGGLLSSARLGCRVREEDVGRRETFSAEWLDLELSTRPEDGWCRREVDEQRRETVEHRGEMRVLEQRSPWGLLRFGCLGQPLTQHLLPYARTLPLPLFAPPDLRGAKAGVPRTLSRSLSHEAQRG, encoded by the exons ATGTTGGTGCCGAGTACGGTGGTACGCAGCGGGGGGCTGCTTTCGAGTGCCCGCCTGGGCTGTCGTGTGCGGGAGGAGGACGTGGGACGTCGCGAGACGTTCAGTGCCGAATGGCTGGACCTGGAGCTCAGCACCCGGCCTGAGGATGG GTGGTGCCGGCGGGAGGTGGACGAGCAGCGCCGGGAGACGGTGGAGCATCGTGGGGAGATGCGGGTGCTGGAGCAGCGCTCGCCCTGGGGGCTGCTGCGGTTCGGATGCCTGGGGCAGCCCCTGacccagcacctcctgccctaCGCCCGCACCTTGCCCCTACCCCTCTTCGCCCCCCCGGACCTCCGCGGTGCCAAGGCGGGGGTCCCCCGCACCCTCTCCCGCTCCCTCTCCCACGAGGCCCAGCGGGGTTGA
- the PNMT gene encoding phenylethanolamine N-methyltransferase — translation MSTLAALREGYQHFDPRAYLQNNYLPPRADFSSEEFVVPWKLRCLAETFASGEIHGRTLIDVGSGPTIYQLLSACDHFEEIVATDYLAVNREELGRWVRGEPGTFDWSPFIQHVCKIEGRGEPWQEKERRLRDRLRRILPIDVHRPDPLGAPLRPPADALLSAFCLEAVSPDRAAFARALAHVGSLLRPGGHALLLGALGESFYMAGAARLPVVPLAEDDVRTALTGAGFALRDFRSYAMPPALRTGVDDVDGVFFAHAQKPLEA, via the exons ATGAGCACCCTGGCCGCCCTCCGGGAGGGCTACCAGCACTTCGACCCCCGCGCTTACCTGCAGAACAACTACCTGCCCCCCCGGGCCGACTTCTCCTCCGAGGAGTTCGTGGTGCCCTGGAAGCTGCGATGCCTGGCCGAGACCTTCGCCAGTG gtgaGATCCACGGGCGCACGCTGATCGACGTGGGCTCGGGTCCCACCATCTACCAGCTCCTGAGCGCCTGCGACCACTTCGAGGAGATCGTGGCCACCGACTACCTGGCGGTGAACCGGGAGGAGCTGGGGCGCTGGGTGCGGGGGGAGCCCGGCACCTTCGACTGGAGCCCCTTCATCCAGCACGTCTGCAAGATCGAGGGACGCGG GGAGCCCTGGCAGGAGAAAGAGCGTCGGCTGCGGGACCGCCTGCGCCGCATCCTGCCCATCGACGTCCACCGGCCGGACCCGCTGGGCGCCCCGTTGCGCCCGCCGGCCGACGCGTTGCTCTCCGCTTTCTGCTTGGAAGCCGTCAGCCCCGACCGCGCCGCCTTCGCCCGGGCGCTGGCACACGTGGGCTCGCTGCTGCGGCCGGGGGGCCACGCGCTGctgctgggggctctgggggagTCCTTCTACATGGCGGGGGCCGCCCGCCTGCCCGTGGTGCCGCTGGCGGAGGACGACGTCCGGACGGCCTTGACCGGCGCCGGCTTCGCCCTTCGCGACTTCCGATCCTACGCCATGCCGCCCGCCCTCCGCACCGGCGTGGACGACGTCGACGGCGTCTTCTTCGCCCACGCGCAGAAGCCGCTGGAGGCCTGA
- the PGAP3 gene encoding post-GPI attachment to proteins factor 3 isoform X2, protein MAAGGAARTALLLLLGAAAAPGPARGSQGDREPLYRECLGRCERQNCSGAALRHFRARQPLYMGLTGWTCRDDCKYECMWLTVRLYVQGGHRVPQFHGKWPFSRFLFFQEPASAFASFLNGLASFVMLLRYKAAVPPASPMYPTCVAFAWVSLNAWFWSTVFHTRDTAVTEKLDYFCASAVILHSVYLCCVRTLGLQRPALISIFRAFLLLFLACHISYLTLVRFDYGYNMAANAAIGLLNLAWWLRWCLRNRPRLPHVWKCAAVVLLLQALALLELLDFPPLFWVLDAHALWHIGTIPLNVLFYSFLVDDSLYLLKANSDLFKAD, encoded by the exons atggcggccggcggggcggcgcggaccgcgctgctgctgctgctgggggcagcggcggcgccgggcccggcccggggctcgCAGGGGGACCGGGAGCCGCTGTACCGCGAGTGCCTGGGCCGCTGCGAGCGGCAGAACTGCTCGGGGGCGGCGCTGCGGCACTTCCGCGCCCGCCAACCCCTCTACATGGGCCTGACAG GCTGGACCTGCCGCGATGACTGCAAGTACGAGTGCATGTGGCTGACAGTGCGGCTCTACGTCCAGGGCGGCCACAGGGTACCCCAGTTCCACGGCAAG TGGCCCTTCTCGCGGTTCCTGTTCTTCCAGGAGCCGGCCTCCGCCTTCGCCTCCTTCCTCAACGGCCTGGCCAGCTTCGTCATGCTGCTGCGCTACAAAGCCGCCGTCCCCCCGGCCTCCCCCATGTACCCCACCTGCGTCGCCTTCGCCTGG GTCTCCTTAAACGCCTGGTTCTGGTCCACCGTTTTCCACACGAGGGACACGGCTGTGACGGAG AAACTGGACTATTTCTGCGCTTCGGCCGTCATCCTGCACTCCGTGTACCTGTGCTGCGTCAG GACGCTGGGGCTGCAGCGGCCAGCCTTAATCAGCATCTTCagggccttcctcctcctcttcctcgcctgCCACATCTCCTACCTGACCCTCGTCCGCTTCGACTACGGCTACAACATGGCCGCGAACGCGGCGATCG GGCTCCTCAACCTGGCGTGGTGGTTGCGGTGGTGCCTGCGGAACCGCCCGCGCCTGCCCCACGTCTGGAAGTGTGCGGccgtggtgctgctgctgcaggcgcTGGCGCTGCTGGAGCTCCTCGATTTCCCCCCCCTCTTCTGGGTGCTGGACGCCCACGCGCTCTGGCACATCGGCACCATCCCGCTCAACGTCctcttctacag TTTCCTGGTGGATGACAGCCTCTACCTCCTGAAGGCCAACTCCGACCTCTTCAAAGCGGACTAG
- the PGAP3 gene encoding post-GPI attachment to proteins factor 3 isoform X1 produces MAAGGAARTALLLLLGAAAAPGPARGSQGDREPLYRECLGRCERQNCSGAALRHFRARQPLYMGLTGWTCRDDCKYECMWLTVRLYVQGGHRVPQFHGKWPFSRFLFFQEPASAFASFLNGLASFVMLLRYKAAVPPASPMYPTCVAFAWVSLNAWFWSTVFHTRDTAVTEKLDYFCASAVILHSVYLCCVRTLGLQRPALISIFRAFLLLFLACHISYLTLVRFDYGYNMAANAAIGEAGTGGCGSGAGWGVPCPQVGAPLSLFPPLCPPTFPRAPQPGVVVAVVPAEPPAPAPRLEVCGRGAAAAGAGAAGAPRFPPPLLGAGRPRALAHRHHPAQRPLLQFPGG; encoded by the exons atggcggccggcggggcggcgcggaccgcgctgctgctgctgctgggggcagcggcggcgccgggcccggcccggggctcgCAGGGGGACCGGGAGCCGCTGTACCGCGAGTGCCTGGGCCGCTGCGAGCGGCAGAACTGCTCGGGGGCGGCGCTGCGGCACTTCCGCGCCCGCCAACCCCTCTACATGGGCCTGACAG GCTGGACCTGCCGCGATGACTGCAAGTACGAGTGCATGTGGCTGACAGTGCGGCTCTACGTCCAGGGCGGCCACAGGGTACCCCAGTTCCACGGCAAG TGGCCCTTCTCGCGGTTCCTGTTCTTCCAGGAGCCGGCCTCCGCCTTCGCCTCCTTCCTCAACGGCCTGGCCAGCTTCGTCATGCTGCTGCGCTACAAAGCCGCCGTCCCCCCGGCCTCCCCCATGTACCCCACCTGCGTCGCCTTCGCCTGG GTCTCCTTAAACGCCTGGTTCTGGTCCACCGTTTTCCACACGAGGGACACGGCTGTGACGGAG AAACTGGACTATTTCTGCGCTTCGGCCGTCATCCTGCACTCCGTGTACCTGTGCTGCGTCAG GACGCTGGGGCTGCAGCGGCCAGCCTTAATCAGCATCTTCagggccttcctcctcctcttcctcgcctgCCACATCTCCTACCTGACCCTCGTCCGCTTCGACTACGGCTACAACATGGCCGCGAACGCGGCGATCGGTGAGGCCGGGACCGGGGGCTGTGGgtctggagctggctggggggtTCCGTGCCCACAGGTGGGTGCTCCCCTCTCCCTGttcccccccctctgccccccaactTTTCCCAGGGCTCCTCAACCTGGCGTGGTGGTTGCGGTGGTGCCTGCGGAACCGCCCGCGCCTGCCCCACGTCTGGAAGTGTGCGGccgtggtgctgctgctgcaggcgcTGGCGCTGCTGGAGCTCCTCGATTTCCCCCCCCTCTTCTGGGTGCTGGACGCCCACGCGCTCTGGCACATCGGCACCATCCCGCTCAACGTCctcttctacag TTTCCTGGTGGATGA
- the PGAP3 gene encoding post-GPI attachment to proteins factor 3 isoform X3, which produces MAAGGAARTALLLLLGAAAAPGPARGSQGDREPLYRECLGRCERQNCSGAALRHFRARQPLYMGLTGWTCRDDCKYECMWLTVRLYVQGGHRVPQFHGKWPFSRFLFFQEPASAFASFLNGLASFVMLLRYKAAVPPASPMYPTCVAFAWVSLNAWFWSTVFHTRDTAVTELPARLTQPQSCRNWTISALRPSSCTPCTCAASGRWGCSGQP; this is translated from the exons atggcggccggcggggcggcgcggaccgcgctgctgctgctgctgggggcagcggcggcgccgggcccggcccggggctcgCAGGGGGACCGGGAGCCGCTGTACCGCGAGTGCCTGGGCCGCTGCGAGCGGCAGAACTGCTCGGGGGCGGCGCTGCGGCACTTCCGCGCCCGCCAACCCCTCTACATGGGCCTGACAG GCTGGACCTGCCGCGATGACTGCAAGTACGAGTGCATGTGGCTGACAGTGCGGCTCTACGTCCAGGGCGGCCACAGGGTACCCCAGTTCCACGGCAAG TGGCCCTTCTCGCGGTTCCTGTTCTTCCAGGAGCCGGCCTCCGCCTTCGCCTCCTTCCTCAACGGCCTGGCCAGCTTCGTCATGCTGCTGCGCTACAAAGCCGCCGTCCCCCCGGCCTCCCCCATGTACCCCACCTGCGTCGCCTTCGCCTGG GTCTCCTTAAACGCCTGGTTCTGGTCCACCGTTTTCCACACGAGGGACACGGCTGTGACGGAG CTGCCAGCACGGCTCACCCAGCCCCAATCCTGCAGAAACTGGACTATTTCTGCGCTTCGGCCGTCATCCTGCACTCCGTGTACCTGTGCTGCGTCAG GACGCTGGGGCTGCAGCGGCCAGCCTTAA